A genomic window from Candidatus Polarisedimenticolaceae bacterium includes:
- a CDS encoding phosphate ABC transporter substrate-binding protein PstS family protein — translation MKKLVVLAATLLALSGAWAQAVKVDSSIKGYTKTTGVSGNLNSIGSDTLNNVMTLWTEAFQKQYPNVKIQVEGKGSTTAPPALIAGTAQLGPMSRLMKPEESDAFEKQYGYKPTPVRVAVDGIGVFVNKDNPLQQLTMAQVDAIFSKTRKSGAPEDITTWGQVGLSGEWGTKPISLYGRNSASGTYGYFKEHALVKGDYKDTVKEQPGSAAVVQGITADKFAIGYSGVGYKTSDVKTVKLAAKEGGEYIADDAENVYSGRYPLSRFLYIYVNKAPGKPLSPLVREFLAFVLSKEGQEIVIKDGYLPLLGQHVGEELPKLK, via the coding sequence ACACGAAGACGACCGGCGTCTCCGGGAACTTGAACTCGATCGGTTCAGATACGCTGAACAACGTGATGACGCTGTGGACCGAGGCGTTCCAGAAGCAGTACCCGAACGTCAAGATCCAGGTCGAGGGGAAAGGCTCGACGACGGCCCCTCCGGCCCTCATCGCAGGGACCGCTCAGCTCGGTCCGATGAGCCGGCTCATGAAGCCCGAGGAGTCGGACGCCTTCGAGAAGCAGTACGGCTACAAGCCGACGCCGGTCCGCGTCGCTGTGGACGGCATCGGGGTGTTCGTGAACAAGGACAACCCGCTCCAGCAGCTCACGATGGCTCAGGTCGACGCGATCTTCTCGAAGACCCGGAAGAGCGGCGCTCCGGAAGACATCACCACCTGGGGTCAGGTCGGCCTCTCGGGAGAATGGGGCACGAAGCCGATCAGCCTTTACGGCCGCAACTCCGCGTCGGGCACTTACGGTTACTTCAAGGAGCACGCGCTCGTGAAGGGCGACTACAAGGACACCGTGAAGGAGCAGCCGGGATCGGCGGCGGTCGTGCAGGGGATCACCGCCGACAAGTTCGCCATCGGGTATAGCGGCGTCGGCTACAAGACCTCCGACGTCAAGACGGTCAAGCTCGCAGCGAAAGAAGGGGGCGAGTACATCGCGGACGACGCCGAGAACGTCTACTCGGGCAGGTATCCGCTTTCACGCTTCCTCTACATCTACGTGAACAAGGCGCCGGGCAAGCCCCTGTCGCCGCTCGTCCGGGAGTTCCTCGCGTTCGTGCTCTCGAAGGAGGGACAGGAGATCGTCATCAAGGACGGTTACCTCCCCCTCCTCGGCCAGCACGTCGGCGAGGAGCTTCCCAAGCTGAAGTAG